Proteins encoded in a region of the Streptomyces sp. NBC_00310 genome:
- a CDS encoding DEAD/DEAH box helicase produces the protein MPSNPVATPFEVSELTRCHAVFVAADPARAGHVAFWRVDGPAPPLVAHGSPGELTVVRPGDDGVERVTVPAVSLPVRAALPVLTRARTATGAHRSAAFWGAAAVLALQFAARGLLLPGVTGGGHDAWRAGPLRAEDVDRVRELAAAMPPEAHAAPLDQRESLWLPDPERLLRDFLDAVMDSLPRTPAAGVATGDPAFAAREPQYVPAQRAWAADVAAGHDAGVRVSLRVEILGLASVRADEAAGTKLPFRVVPQVHSVSDPALVADASAVWAGAEIFGPRARMDALLALRRAARAWAPLTPLLSAAVPDAVELADEEVTELLGEGARLLAAAGVDVHWPKELTRKLTARAVIGPQDDQQSTDKASSDTPSFLSSDALLTFDWWFALGDQRLTRQELDQLAEANRPMVRLRDQWVLVDPEEIRLARAQQDRKVSPVDALSAALTGSTEVDGRTVEVRPTGWLATLRERLSDPERQEPVGQPSGLAATLRDYQLRGLDWLARMTALGLGGCLADDMGLGKTITLIALHLHRQADASSAGPTLVVCPASLMGNWQREIEKFAPGVPVRRFHGSRRDLDGLADGEFVLTTYGTMRLDAPRLADAPWGMVVADEAQHVKNSYSATAKELRTIGARARVALTGTPVENNLSELWAILDWTTPGLLGRLGTFRTRYAQAVEGSRDPAAAERLSRLVRPFLLRRRKSDPGIAPELPPKTETDHAVSLTREQAGLYEALVRETMAEIAAADGMERRGLIVKLLTGLKQICNHPAQFLKEERPRIPGRSGKSELLDELLDTILSEGASVLVFTQYVRMARLLERHLAARGVPTRFLHGGTPIPEREAMVERFQEGEVPVFLLSLKAAGTGLNLTRAEHVVHYDRWWNPAVEAQATDRAYRIGQTRPVQVHRLITEGTIEDRIADMLVRKRELADAVLGAGDTALTELSDAELADLVELRGGAG, from the coding sequence GTGCCGTCGAACCCCGTGGCAACCCCCTTCGAAGTCTCCGAGCTGACCCGCTGCCACGCCGTCTTCGTGGCCGCGGACCCTGCCCGGGCCGGCCACGTCGCCTTCTGGCGCGTGGACGGCCCGGCACCGCCCCTGGTCGCGCACGGCTCCCCCGGGGAGCTGACAGTCGTCCGACCTGGTGACGACGGCGTCGAACGGGTGACAGTGCCGGCCGTGTCGCTTCCGGTACGCGCCGCGCTTCCGGTGCTCACACGCGCGCGTACCGCCACGGGCGCCCACCGGTCGGCGGCCTTCTGGGGCGCGGCCGCCGTACTGGCACTCCAATTCGCCGCACGGGGACTGCTGTTGCCCGGCGTGACCGGCGGCGGTCACGACGCCTGGCGGGCGGGTCCGCTGCGGGCGGAGGACGTGGACCGGGTCAGGGAGCTGGCCGCCGCGATGCCACCGGAGGCACACGCGGCACCACTGGACCAGCGCGAGTCGCTGTGGCTGCCCGATCCGGAGCGGCTGTTGCGCGATTTCCTCGACGCCGTCATGGACTCGCTGCCCCGCACCCCCGCCGCGGGCGTCGCGACGGGCGACCCCGCCTTCGCCGCGCGGGAGCCGCAGTACGTGCCCGCGCAGCGGGCCTGGGCCGCCGATGTCGCCGCCGGGCACGACGCGGGGGTCCGCGTCTCGCTGCGCGTCGAGATCCTTGGGCTCGCCTCGGTCCGGGCCGACGAGGCGGCCGGGACGAAGCTGCCGTTCCGTGTCGTCCCGCAGGTGCACAGTGTGAGCGACCCCGCGCTCGTCGCGGACGCCTCCGCCGTGTGGGCCGGAGCCGAGATCTTCGGCCCGCGCGCGCGGATGGACGCCCTGCTGGCGCTTCGCCGGGCGGCCCGCGCCTGGGCCCCGCTCACTCCGCTGCTCTCCGCAGCCGTGCCGGATGCCGTGGAACTCGCCGACGAGGAGGTCACCGAACTGCTCGGGGAGGGCGCCCGGTTGCTGGCGGCGGCCGGTGTCGACGTGCACTGGCCCAAGGAACTGACACGCAAGCTGACCGCCCGCGCGGTCATCGGCCCACAGGACGACCAGCAGAGCACCGACAAAGCCTCGTCGGACACCCCGTCGTTCCTGTCCTCCGACGCGCTGCTGACCTTCGACTGGTGGTTCGCGCTCGGCGACCAGCGGCTCACCCGGCAGGAGCTGGACCAGCTCGCCGAGGCGAACCGCCCCATGGTGCGGCTGCGCGACCAGTGGGTCCTGGTGGACCCGGAGGAGATCCGCCTCGCCCGTGCGCAGCAGGACCGCAAGGTCTCCCCCGTCGACGCGCTCAGCGCCGCTCTGACGGGCTCGACGGAGGTCGACGGCCGGACGGTCGAGGTGCGTCCCACGGGGTGGCTGGCGACACTGCGGGAGCGGCTGTCGGACCCAGAGCGGCAGGAGCCGGTCGGGCAGCCGTCCGGACTCGCCGCGACGCTGCGGGACTACCAACTGCGGGGCCTCGACTGGCTGGCCCGGATGACCGCCCTGGGGCTCGGCGGCTGTCTCGCCGACGACATGGGCCTCGGCAAGACGATCACCCTGATCGCGCTGCATCTGCACCGCCAGGCGGACGCCTCGTCGGCGGGCCCCACCCTCGTGGTCTGTCCGGCCTCGTTGATGGGCAATTGGCAGCGGGAGATCGAGAAGTTCGCGCCGGGTGTGCCGGTGCGCCGCTTCCACGGGTCCCGGCGCGACCTGGACGGGCTCGCCGACGGGGAGTTCGTCCTGACCACGTACGGCACGATGCGGCTCGACGCGCCACGGCTCGCCGACGCGCCCTGGGGCATGGTCGTCGCGGACGAGGCTCAGCACGTGAAGAACTCCTACTCGGCCACGGCGAAGGAACTGCGCACGATCGGCGCACGCGCGCGCGTGGCGCTCACCGGCACTCCGGTGGAGAACAACCTCTCCGAGCTGTGGGCGATCCTCGACTGGACCACGCCAGGCCTCCTCGGCAGGCTCGGCACCTTCCGCACCCGGTACGCGCAGGCCGTCGAGGGCAGCCGGGACCCCGCCGCGGCCGAGCGCCTCTCCCGTCTCGTACGGCCGTTCCTGCTGCGCCGCCGCAAGTCGGACCCGGGCATCGCGCCGGAGCTCCCGCCGAAGACCGAGACCGACCACGCCGTGTCGCTCACCAGGGAACAGGCGGGGCTGTACGAGGCGTTGGTCCGCGAGACCATGGCGGAGATCGCCGCTGCCGACGGCATGGAGCGGCGCGGACTGATCGTGAAACTGCTGACCGGCCTCAAGCAGATCTGTAACCACCCCGCCCAGTTCCTCAAGGAGGAGCGGCCCCGGATCCCGGGCAGATCGGGGAAGTCGGAGCTGCTGGACGAACTGCTGGACACCATCCTCTCCGAGGGGGCGAGCGTTCTGGTGTTCACGCAGTACGTCCGGATGGCACGGCTCCTGGAGCGTCATCTGGCGGCGCGCGGTGTGCCCACGCGCTTCCTGCACGGCGGGACACCGATCCCCGAGCGCGAGGCCATGGTCGAGCGCTTCCAGGAAGGGGAGGTGCCCGTCTTCCTGCTGTCGTTGAAGGCCGCCGGCACGGGTCTGAACCTGACCCGCGCCGAGCATGTCGTGCACTACGACCGCTGGTGGAACCCGGCCGTCGAGGCGCAGGCCACGGACCGGGCTTACCGCATCGGCCAGACGCGGCCGGTGCAGGTGCACCGGCTGATCACGGAGGGGACGATCGAGGACCGCATCGCGGACATGCTGGTGCGCAAGCGAGAGCTGGCCGACGCGGTGCTCGGTGCCGGCGACACGGCGCTCACCGAGTTGTCCGACGCCGAACTGGCCGACCTGGTGGAGCTTCGAGGGGGCGCGGGATGA
- a CDS encoding SWIM zinc finger family protein, giving the protein MTERMGHDGERTFAPQAPVRGRGFAQTWWGLAWLKALEDAALDGEQVNAGRRLARAGAVGAVSVRPGRVTAVVQDRDGSAHRADVLLQELSADHWDRFLDMAAERAGHIAALLDREMPPHLVEDAATAGVELLPGLGDLEAECDCGAWDHCGHTAALCYQVARLLDQDPFVLLLMRGRAEPALLDELQVRSVASAAVGQEAPEGLQDSRRNGLDAAEAFAAGEVLPPLPEPPRLPVEPGLPPSLDTEAPPAPGLDPTALEFLAARTAREAHRMLAEALRPGHEQQPLDVELTLRQDAVRLAAGGPGPSIGARLAQGSGRGPEGLALAVRAWRYGGVAGLAVLDAEWHVEAESLARARAALEAAWDEDERPSLRSAHNRWTVVGGSAQLRLGRDGRWWPYRKERGRWAPAGPAAHDPATALASVSAETDA; this is encoded by the coding sequence ATGACGGAACGCATGGGCCATGACGGAGAGCGCACGTTCGCGCCGCAGGCTCCTGTGCGTGGGCGGGGTTTCGCGCAGACGTGGTGGGGCCTGGCCTGGCTGAAGGCGCTCGAGGACGCGGCGCTGGACGGGGAGCAGGTGAACGCGGGGCGAAGGCTCGCGCGGGCGGGAGCCGTGGGCGCGGTGTCGGTGCGCCCCGGGCGCGTCACCGCCGTCGTCCAGGATCGCGACGGCTCCGCCCACCGCGCCGACGTCCTGCTCCAAGAACTGTCCGCCGACCACTGGGACCGCTTCCTGGACATGGCGGCCGAACGGGCCGGGCACATCGCCGCCCTGCTCGACCGCGAGATGCCACCGCATCTGGTCGAGGACGCCGCCACAGCCGGAGTCGAACTGCTGCCCGGGCTCGGTGATCTTGAAGCGGAGTGCGACTGTGGCGCCTGGGACCACTGCGGGCACACGGCGGCCCTCTGCTATCAGGTGGCCAGGCTGCTGGACCAGGACCCGTTCGTCCTGCTGCTGATGCGGGGGCGCGCCGAGCCCGCGCTCCTGGACGAACTGCAGGTGCGCAGCGTCGCCTCCGCGGCGGTCGGCCAGGAGGCGCCGGAAGGCCTCCAGGACAGTCGCCGCAACGGCTTGGACGCCGCCGAGGCGTTCGCGGCGGGAGAGGTCCTTCCGCCGCTCCCCGAGCCGCCCCGGCTGCCGGTGGAGCCCGGCCTGCCGCCCTCCCTGGACACCGAGGCCCCGCCCGCACCCGGGCTGGATCCGACCGCGCTCGAGTTCCTTGCGGCGCGGACGGCCCGGGAGGCGCATCGGATGCTGGCCGAGGCTCTTCGCCCCGGACACGAGCAGCAGCCCCTGGACGTCGAGTTGACGCTCCGACAGGACGCGGTTCGACTTGCGGCCGGTGGACCCGGGCCGAGCATCGGTGCACGGCTCGCCCAGGGTTCCGGGCGCGGCCCGGAAGGGTTGGCGCTCGCCGTCCGCGCCTGGCGGTACGGCGGGGTGGCCGGTCTCGCCGTACTCGACGCGGAATGGCACGTAGAGGCGGAATCGCTCGCACGCGCGCGTGCCGCTCTGGAGGCGGCGTGGGACGAGGACGAGCGGCCGTCGCTGCGGTCCGCGCACAACCGGTGGACCGTCGTCGGCGGATCGGCCCAGTTGCGCCTCGGGCGGGACGGCCGCTGGTGGCCCTACCGCAAGGAGCGGGGCCGCTGGGCACCGGCGGGCCCGGCAGCCCATGATCCGGCGACGGCTCTGGCTTCGGTCAGCGCCGAGACCGACGCCTGA